In Campylobacter mucosalis, a single window of DNA contains:
- a CDS encoding aminotransferase class V-fold PLP-dependent enzyme, giving the protein MINLDYIKKDIILDDGLYYFDYTASGLAHKSIEDKISKFLLTYANTHSDSASSAIKTQTIYENARKQIKASLGLDDSFALLPSGYGASGAIKKFQELLGLYIPPKTRARYAIKPTSTSPLVIVGPYEHHSNEISFREALCDVVRVGLDERGGVNLKELEQILRLNARREIIASFSVASNVTGVITDYKKIYELIKRYGGILALDAASSSAYFNVDSNYCDAIFLSPHKLLGGVGSCGLLAIKRELVSLSEPTFVGGGTVSYVSRTSHVFVDDLEQREQGGTPHIVGLVRAALAYKLRDDIGIDAICENETELGEYFSKKLNKIDDIINYCPNGLKSLPIFSFNVKNISPYDLSAILSNDFGIQTRAGCACAGPYGHDLLGLKDNAQLTQKPGWLRVSIHYTHTLDDIDYLISSLKSSIQKYHSSWAEERSFYTAYSEKLC; this is encoded by the coding sequence GTGATAAATTTAGACTATATAAAAAAAGATATCATACTTGATGATGGACTTTACTACTTTGACTATACCGCCTCTGGACTAGCACATAAAAGCATAGAGGATAAAATTTCAAAATTTCTACTAACATACGCAAATACCCACTCAGATAGTGCAAGTTCAGCTATAAAAACGCAGACGATTTATGAAAATGCTAGAAAGCAGATAAAGGCTTCACTTGGGCTTGATGATAGCTTTGCACTCTTGCCTTCAGGTTATGGTGCTAGTGGCGCGATAAAGAAATTTCAAGAGCTTTTAGGACTTTACATACCACCAAAAACACGTGCTAGATACGCTATCAAGCCAACTTCTACTTCGCCACTAGTCATAGTTGGACCCTATGAACACCACTCAAATGAGATAAGCTTTCGCGAGGCACTTTGTGACGTGGTTCGTGTCGGGCTTGATGAGAGAGGAGGTGTAAATTTAAAGGAATTAGAGCAAATTTTACGCCTAAATGCCAGGCGTGAAATCATAGCCTCCTTTAGCGTCGCCTCAAACGTGACAGGAGTTATAACCGACTATAAGAAAATTTACGAACTTATCAAGCGATATGGCGGTATTTTAGCCTTAGACGCTGCTAGTTCTAGTGCTTATTTTAACGTAGATTCAAACTACTGCGACGCCATATTTTTATCCCCACATAAGCTTCTTGGCGGTGTAGGAAGTTGTGGTCTTTTAGCGATTAAAAGAGAGCTTGTGTCGCTATCTGAGCCAACCTTTGTCGGTGGCGGCACTGTAAGCTACGTAAGTCGCACATCGCACGTTTTTGTAGATGACTTAGAGCAAAGAGAGCAGGGTGGAACTCCACATATCGTGGGATTAGTTAGAGCGGCTTTAGCATACAAACTCCGTGATGATATCGGTATAGACGCCATTTGTGAAAATGAAACCGAGCTTGGCGAGTATTTTTCTAAAAAGCTAAACAAAATAGATGACATCATAAACTACTGCCCAAATGGGCTAAAATCTCTACCGATTTTTTCATTTAATGTAAAAAACATATCTCCATACGACTTATCCGCCATCTTAAGCAATGACTTTGGCATACAAACTAGGGCAGGTTGTGCCTGTGCTGGACCTTACGGACACGATTTGCTAGGGCTTAAAGATAATGCCCAACTAACGCAAAAGCCAGGTTGGTTAAGAGTTAGCATACATTACACGCATACGCTAGATGATATAGATTATCTTATCTCATCGCTAAAAAGTAGCATACAAAAGTATCACTCAAGCTGGGCAGAAGAACGCTCGTTTTATACCGCATACAGCGAGAAGTTGTGTTAA
- a CDS encoding type II toxin-antitoxin system RelE/ParE family toxin, producing MRIVFTENFDENLIQILDFISQDSIQRAVEFHSQLYDKIASIADMPYRFRKNKTMDKESIRDLIFKGYIVVFEISKDSIRILSIFKHNNPKNF from the coding sequence ATGAGGATAGTTTTTACTGAAAATTTTGATGAGAATTTGATACAAATTTTAGACTTCATATCACAAGATAGCATACAAAGAGCGGTGGAGTTTCATAGTCAACTTTATGATAAAATTGCCAGTATAGCTGATATGCCTTATCGTTTTCGTAAAAACAAAACAATGGATAAAGAGAGCATAAGGGATTTGATTTTTAAAGGATATATAGTTGTGTTTGAAATTTCTAAGGATAGTATTAGAATTTTATCAATTTTTAAACACAACAATCCAAAAAACTTTTAA
- a CDS encoding DUF6290 family protein — MDVALNLSKDMQNLLLNYAKEKNTTAQNVIEGAVIEFLEELQDMKKAEDEYSKYIKSGKKGISAKELYKELGLRLWRNR; from the coding sequence ATGGATGTAGCGTTAAACCTTTCAAAAGATATGCAGAATTTGCTTTTAAACTACGCAAAAGAGAAAAATACCACAGCACAAAATGTGATAGAGGGTGCAGTGATAGAGTTTTTGGAGGAGTTGCAAGATATGAAAAAAGCAGAGGATGAATACTCTAAGTATATCAAAAGTGGCAAAAAGGGCATTAGTGCAAAAGAGCTTTATAAGGAGTTGGGGCTGCGATTATGGAGAAACAGGTGA
- a CDS encoding major outer membrane protein, whose protein sequence is MKLTKVSLAALVALGAFSSVASATPLEEAIKNVDISGFARYRYTNNDIHFKGKKDGDKTDIGNHRAGHQFRMITNFKAAIDDNFFGVIGLRYNATDHSGDSNGDAWKDDKIVTDGHKDLDVSNTTGTFNVHQFYLGYTAGNTTITAGKQVLGTFFTDDLVGTGVKVVNTDITGLTLAALAVDALDNSSFSDGGLWDAVRSNKYDTGNLYGVAAIGSYDPVAFQLWYASLTNVADLLGVEVSSDIAINDNVAFGLKGQFVNNSADKVMKSPSAKADYSDGRFYAFEATTELFGAELGAGYINWKAKDYAKKTTGTTSFTFEDQGSLIDAGEQHADWNDYTAAKGKGSVWFLNAGYRFDKFFVGADYVQGTKKFAEADTKKEKFKEVVARASYKYSKKLTFTTWYSNAEIKNFKHDDHTGKLESDRYRFEAKYSF, encoded by the coding sequence ATGAAATTAACAAAAGTTAGTTTAGCAGCATTGGTTGCACTAGGTGCGTTTTCAAGCGTAGCTTCAGCTACTCCACTTGAAGAAGCTATTAAAAATGTAGATATAAGTGGTTTTGCTAGATACAGATACACAAATAATGATATTCATTTCAAAGGTAAAAAAGACGGTGACAAAACTGATATAGGCAACCACAGAGCAGGACATCAGTTTAGAATGATTACAAACTTCAAAGCAGCTATCGATGATAACTTCTTTGGCGTTATAGGTCTAAGATACAACGCAACCGATCATTCTGGCGATAGCAACGGTGATGCTTGGAAAGATGATAAAATAGTTACAGATGGACATAAGGATCTTGATGTATCAAATACTACAGGAACATTTAACGTTCATCAGTTCTACCTAGGCTATACAGCTGGTAATACTACTATCACAGCTGGTAAGCAAGTTCTTGGTACATTCTTTACAGATGACCTAGTAGGTACTGGCGTAAAAGTAGTAAATACAGATATCACAGGTCTTACTCTAGCAGCACTTGCTGTTGACGCTCTTGATAATAGCTCATTTTCAGATGGCGGTCTTTGGGATGCAGTTAGAAGCAATAAGTATGACACAGGTAACTTATATGGCGTAGCTGCTATTGGCTCTTATGATCCAGTGGCTTTCCAACTATGGTATGCTAGCCTAACAAACGTAGCTGACCTGCTAGGTGTTGAAGTAAGTAGCGATATAGCTATAAATGATAATGTAGCATTTGGCTTAAAAGGTCAGTTTGTAAACAACAGTGCTGATAAAGTTATGAAAAGTCCTAGCGCAAAAGCAGACTACAGCGACGGTCGCTTCTATGCATTTGAAGCTACTACAGAGCTATTTGGTGCTGAGCTAGGTGCTGGATATATCAACTGGAAGGCTAAAGACTACGCTAAAAAAACTACAGGCACTACATCATTTACATTTGAAGACCAAGGCTCTTTGATTGATGCAGGTGAGCAGCACGCAGACTGGAATGACTATACAGCTGCTAAAGGTAAAGGTAGCGTATGGTTCTTAAATGCTGGATATAGATTTGATAAATTCTTTGTAGGTGCTGACTACGTTCAAGGAACAAAGAAATTTGCTGAAGCAGATACCAAGAAAGAGAAATTCAAAGAGGTTGTTGCAAGAGCAAGCTATAAATACAGCAAAAAGCTAACATTCACAACTTGGTACTCTAATGCTGAAATCAAGAATTTCAAACACGATGATCATACTGGTAAGCTAGAAAGCGACAGATACAGATTTGAGGCTAAATACTCATTCTAA
- a CDS encoding type II toxin-antitoxin system RelB/DinJ family antitoxin, whose protein sequence is MAIINIRVTDSDKKDLEEILGQIGLNLSVATNAFYKQVIMQGKIPFELKADPFYSKKNISRLEKSISQLNQNGGTIHEVIKDD, encoded by the coding sequence ATGGCTATTATAAACATAAGAGTTACAGACAGCGATAAAAAAGACCTTGAAGAGATTTTGGGGCAAATAGGACTTAACCTGTCGGTTGCCACAAATGCTTTTTACAAGCAGGTCATAATGCAGGGCAAAATTCCATTTGAGCTAAAAGCTGACCCTTTTTACTCAAAAAAGAACATATCAAGGCTAGAAAAATCAATATCTCAGCTAAATCAAAACGGCGGGACAATCCACGAAGTGATAAAAGATGATTAA
- a CDS encoding type II toxin-antitoxin system YoeB family toxin, giving the protein MLLKGNLAPFWNRRIDDKNRLVYKIIGDII; this is encoded by the coding sequence TTGCTACTAAAAGGAAATTTAGCCCCATTCTGGAATAGGCGAATTGATGATAAAAACAGGCTCGTTTATAAAATCATTGGCGACATAATATAA
- a CDS encoding type II toxin-antitoxin system HicA family toxin produces the protein MSRYDKILDKISNNPKNVSFDELRAILEYVGFKLVRTNGSHHIFEYGTRAIVVPRHKPVKEIYVKNAIKLILEIRGEK, from the coding sequence ATGAGCAGATACGATAAAATTCTAGATAAAATTTCAAACAATCCAAAAAATGTGAGTTTTGATGAGCTTAGAGCGATTTTAGAGTATGTTGGATTTAAACTCGTGCGGACAAACGGCTCTCATCATATCTTTGAATACGGCACACGTGCAATAGTCGTGCCACGACATAAGCCAGTTAAAGAAATTTACGTTAAAAATGCCATAAAACTAATACTTGAAATAAGGGGCGAAAAATGA
- a CDS encoding alkylphosphonate utilization protein, with protein MAKDANGTQLNDGDNVTLVKDLKVKGAGATLKRGTMVKNIRLTSNDKEIEGKIDKMGVIVLKTEFLKKA; from the coding sequence ATGGCAAAAGACGCTAATGGAACACAACTAAACGACGGAGATAATGTAACTCTAGTAAAAGATCTAAAGGTAAAAGGTGCTGGAGCGACACTAAAACGCGGAACAATGGTAAAAAACATAAGGCTAACAAGCAACGATAAAGAGATAGAGGGCAAAATAGACAAAATGGGAGTGATAGTACTAAAAACAGAATTTCTTAAAAAAGCATAA
- the ppa gene encoding inorganic diphosphatase, producing the protein MDISKIKAGSNPDKINAVIEIPYGSNIKYEIDKDSGAVVVDRVLYSAMFYPANYGFVPNTLAADGDPADILVLNEYPLQAGSVIPCRLIGVLVMEDEAGMDEKLLAVPVSKIDPRYENIKSYKDLPEATLNRIKNFFETYKILEPNKWVKVKDFGDKEKATEILESAIKNYK; encoded by the coding sequence ATGGACATTTCAAAGATTAAAGCAGGTTCAAATCCTGATAAAATTAATGCCGTTATCGAGATACCTTACGGCTCAAACATAAAATATGAGATCGATAAAGATAGCGGTGCTGTCGTAGTTGATCGTGTGCTTTACTCAGCGATGTTTTACCCTGCAAACTATGGCTTCGTGCCAAACACTCTAGCGGCTGATGGCGACCCGGCAGATATTTTAGTGCTAAATGAGTATCCGCTTCAAGCTGGTAGCGTGATCCCTTGCCGTCTAATAGGCGTTTTAGTAATGGAAGATGAAGCCGGAATGGATGAGAAGCTTCTAGCTGTACCAGTTAGCAAAATCGATCCAAGATATGAAAATATCAAAAGTTACAAGGATCTGCCAGAGGCTACGCTAAATCGCATTAAAAATTTCTTTGAAACATATAAAATTTTAGAGCCTAACAAGTGGGTTAAGGTTAAGGATTTTGGCGATAAAGAAAAAGCGACTGAAATTTTAGAATCTGCTATCAAAAACTACAAATAA